In a single window of the Deinococcus aetherius genome:
- a CDS encoding (2Fe-2S) ferredoxin domain-containing protein, whose amino-acid sequence MPPKYFKTRGHLLVCQGPNCKARGSDLLYRALWTHLERHSLAYYKTGGSVRLTESGCLGACSYGPTLCVYRERGGRLEEGWYAAVDFPLSEAVARAVHEEAELPRERRYGPGEG is encoded by the coding sequence TTGCCGCCGAAATACTTCAAGACACGCGGACATCTGCTCGTCTGCCAGGGCCCGAACTGCAAGGCTCGCGGCTCGGACCTGCTCTACCGCGCCCTGTGGACCCACCTGGAGCGCCATTCGCTCGCCTATTACAAGACGGGCGGCAGCGTCCGCCTCACCGAGAGTGGCTGTCTGGGCGCGTGCAGCTACGGCCCCACCCTTTGCGTCTACCGCGAGCGGGGCGGCAGGCTGGAGGAGGGCTGGTACGCGGCGGTGGACTTTCCCCTCTCTGAAGCGGTCGCCCGCGCGGTGCACGAGGAGGCGGAGTTGCCCCGCGAGCGGCGGTACGGGCCGGGGGAGGGTTGA